One region of Pogona vitticeps strain Pit_001003342236 chromosome 1, PviZW2.1, whole genome shotgun sequence genomic DNA includes:
- the CEND1 gene encoding cell cycle exit and neuronal differentiation protein 1, whose translation MESKGSIRSGNKPDAKIASSGKPEKPNPGPVATGEKKEMPKEQPAPATTPAKKGATAANDALSMLNDHSNIKPSPTTATEGPEAAAPSADSEQKENNAEESPGSSIFENMKPLIIVGGVTVAAIAVIVGVAILARKK comes from the coding sequence ATGGAGTCCAAAGGGAGCATCCGAAGTGGAAACAAACCTGACGCCAAGATCGCCAGCTCTGGGAAGCCGGAGAAGCCTAATCCTGGGCCTGTGGCAACTGGTGAGAAAAAAGAAATGCCTAAGGAGCAACCAGCTCCTGCTACCACCCCAGCAAAAAAGGGGGCAACAGCAGCAAATGATGCCTTGAGCATGCTGAATGACCACAGCAACATAAAGCCTAGTCCTACCACAGCAACAGAAGGCCCTGAAGCAGCCGCTCCGTCTGCTGACTCTGAGCAAAAAGAGAACAATGCAGAAGAATCACCAGGCAGCAGCATCTTTGAGAACATGAAGCCTCTGATCATCGTGGGAGGGGTGACAGTGGCTGCCATAGCTGTGATAGTGGGTGTGGCCATCCTTGCccgaaaaaaataa